In a single window of the Azospirillum sp. B510 genome:
- a CDS encoding GntR family transcriptional regulator, whose protein sequence is MTSTAPAKPPRRTPRARTATRGGAEARIVRSIGEAIADRRLPPGTKLTEESLAEAFGVSRERVRKVLLLLAQRRVVTLIPNRGAFVAKPTPKEAREVFEARRVIERAIMERLERLPRPLPDDMLDRLRGHGALEDAAERAADRKAMIRLSGQFHLLLAEFAGNATLAGILTDLIDRSSLAIAAFERRASHTCSADDHRRLIAALIGNRPGEATALMIDHLDEVERQLDLEAKPETRIDLKAIFADEPEPA, encoded by the coding sequence ATGACCAGCACAGCCCCCGCCAAGCCGCCCCGCCGCACGCCCCGCGCCCGCACCGCCACCCGTGGCGGTGCCGAGGCCCGCATCGTCCGCAGCATCGGCGAGGCGATCGCCGACCGCCGCCTGCCGCCGGGCACCAAGCTGACGGAGGAAAGCCTGGCAGAGGCGTTCGGTGTCAGCCGCGAACGGGTGCGCAAGGTGCTGCTTCTGCTGGCACAGCGGCGGGTGGTCACGCTGATCCCCAACCGCGGCGCCTTCGTCGCCAAGCCGACGCCGAAGGAGGCGCGCGAAGTGTTCGAGGCCCGTCGCGTGATCGAACGGGCGATCATGGAGCGGCTCGAACGGCTGCCACGCCCCTTGCCCGACGACATGCTGGACCGGCTGCGTGGCCATGGCGCGCTGGAGGATGCGGCGGAACGCGCCGCCGACCGCAAGGCGATGATCCGCCTGTCCGGCCAGTTCCACCTGCTGCTGGCCGAGTTCGCCGGCAACGCGACACTGGCCGGCATCCTGACCGACCTGATCGACCGCTCCAGCCTCGCCATCGCGGCGTTCGAGCGGCGGGCGTCGCATACCTGCTCGGCCGACGACCATCGCCGCCTGATCGCCGCCCTGATCGGCAACCGGCCCGGCGAGGCGACGGCGCTGATGATCGATCATCTCGACGAGGTGGAACGCCAGCTGGATCTGGAAGCCAAGCCCGAGACCCGCATCGATCTGAAGGCGATCTTCGCCGACGAACCGGAACCGGCCTGA
- a CDS encoding N-acetylmuramic acid 6-phosphate etherase gives MAGGTEDAANRYSRLDVWPAAELMTALWEGQTRALAACAPALPHVAAAVEAAASRLSGGRGRLVYAGAGSSAMVAALDGLDLGPTFDWPAGRLVLLIAGGLDLTRGLAGAAEDDEQAGRGDAGRAGISAADVVVGLSASGASAYTVGVLRAAREAGALTMGIASSAGSPLLEAVEHPVLTVTGAEVIAGSTRLGAGTAQKVVLNLFSTGVMTALGTVYDNLMINVRPENAKLRRRCAAMVARIAGVDEDAAGAALERHGEVRRAVLGLGGLEPADIDRLLAETGGNLRKAMERAKSIAPNPSP, from the coding sequence ATGGCGGGCGGCACGGAGGATGCGGCGAACCGATACAGTCGGCTGGATGTCTGGCCGGCGGCCGAACTGATGACCGCCCTGTGGGAGGGCCAGACGCGCGCGCTCGCCGCCTGTGCGCCGGCCTTGCCCCATGTCGCCGCCGCCGTCGAGGCCGCCGCAAGCCGGCTGTCCGGCGGGCGCGGCCGTCTGGTCTATGCCGGCGCCGGATCGTCCGCGATGGTGGCGGCGCTGGACGGGCTCGATCTGGGGCCGACCTTCGATTGGCCGGCGGGGCGGCTGGTCCTGTTGATCGCCGGCGGGCTCGACCTGACGCGCGGTCTGGCCGGCGCGGCGGAGGATGACGAGCAGGCGGGGCGGGGCGATGCCGGGCGGGCGGGGATTTCCGCCGCCGATGTGGTGGTCGGCCTGTCGGCCAGCGGGGCCAGCGCCTACACCGTCGGTGTCCTGCGCGCGGCGCGGGAGGCGGGGGCGCTGACCATGGGCATCGCCAGCAGCGCCGGATCGCCGCTGCTGGAGGCGGTGGAGCATCCGGTTCTGACCGTGACCGGGGCGGAGGTGATCGCCGGCTCCACCCGGCTCGGCGCCGGCACCGCCCAGAAGGTGGTGCTCAATCTGTTCTCGACCGGCGTCATGACGGCGCTCGGCACCGTCTACGACAATCTGATGATCAATGTCCGGCCGGAGAACGCCAAGCTGCGCCGCCGCTGCGCCGCCATGGTCGCCCGCATTGCCGGGGTGGACGAGGATGCCGCCGGCGCCGCGCTGGAGCGGCATGGCGAGGTGCGCCGCGCCGTTCTCGGGTTGGGCGGGCTGGAGCCGGCCGATATCGACCGGCTGCTGGCCGAAACCGGCGGCAATCTGCGCAAGGCGATGGAGCGGGCCAAATCCATCGCGCCGAATCCATCGCCATGA
- a CDS encoding HAD family hydrolase produces the protein MKPALDTPLRVGAILFDMDGTLIDTKGPVERSWRRWAARHDLDPDAILAVCHGVRSIETVRRFAPAGTDIEEEVRLVEECYTNDTEGVRAVPGALELLQSLPRHRWAVVTSAPRDMARKRIGQAGLPLPDLLIGADMVTHGKPHPEGYRTAAERLGFDPRETVVFEDAPAGLEAGHAAGAWAVALTTTLPAHELGDNLCLPDLTALRVRVDQDGLEILAVGN, from the coding sequence ATGAAGCCTGCCCTTGATACCCCGCTCCGTGTCGGCGCCATCCTGTTCGACATGGACGGAACCCTGATCGACACCAAAGGCCCGGTGGAGCGCTCCTGGCGCCGCTGGGCCGCCCGGCACGATCTGGATCCGGACGCCATCCTCGCCGTCTGCCACGGCGTCCGCAGCATCGAGACCGTCCGCCGCTTCGCCCCCGCCGGCACCGACATCGAGGAGGAGGTGCGTCTGGTGGAGGAGTGCTACACCAACGACACCGAAGGCGTGCGCGCCGTCCCCGGCGCCCTTGAGCTTTTGCAATCGCTGCCGCGCCACCGTTGGGCGGTGGTGACCTCCGCTCCGCGGGACATGGCGCGCAAGCGCATCGGCCAGGCCGGCCTGCCCCTGCCCGACCTGCTGATCGGCGCCGACATGGTCACCCACGGCAAGCCCCACCCCGAGGGCTACCGCACCGCAGCCGAAAGGCTGGGCTTCGACCCGCGCGAGACCGTGGTGTTCGAGGATGCCCCGGCCGGGCTGGAGGCCGGCCATGCCGCCGGCGCCTGGGCGGTCGCGCTGACCACCACCCTGCCGGCGCATGAGCTGGGGGATAATCTGTGCCTGCCCGACCTGACGGCGCTGCGGGTGCGGGTGGACCAGGATGGGCTGGAGATTCTGGCGGTTGGGAACTGA
- a CDS encoding ABC transporter substrate-binding protein translates to MTDTRTPSKPSNSVAGVSRRTLLKGSAAVAGAAVGSGAITGFPTIWAQNIKNVTLRQFGTGVSNLNAVADKVKEDLGFTLQMTALDSDAVTQRAVTQPKSYDIADIEYWIGKKVFPAGVMQPMDVKKIKNFDKIVPIFITGKLTPDSAIAQGTAPHTVGFVEGKDSTKFAKAPTDWMTLIPTIYNADTLGIRPDLVGRPISSWTDLLDPAFKGKASLLNIPSIGIMDAAMVCEAMGEIKYGDKGNMTKEEIDKTLKIMTDAKKSGQFRAFWKTFDESVNLMSSGEVIIQSMWSPAVAAVRAKGIQCVYQPLKEGYRAWGGGLGIAKHLSGLELEAAYEYINWYLSGWVGAYLNRQGYYSAVLDTAKQHMSADEWAFWMEGQPAKTDILSPEGKVMEKAGAVRDGGSFQDRMGRVACWNAVMDEDRYMVRKWNEFIAA, encoded by the coding sequence ATGACCGACACCCGTACTCCTTCGAAGCCGTCAAACTCCGTCGCCGGCGTCAGCCGCCGCACCCTGCTGAAGGGCTCCGCCGCCGTTGCCGGTGCCGCCGTCGGCTCCGGCGCCATCACCGGCTTTCCGACCATCTGGGCGCAGAACATCAAGAACGTCACCCTGCGCCAGTTCGGCACCGGCGTGTCGAACCTGAACGCCGTCGCCGACAAGGTGAAGGAGGATCTGGGCTTCACCTTGCAGATGACGGCGCTGGATTCCGACGCGGTGACCCAGCGCGCGGTGACGCAGCCGAAATCCTACGATATCGCCGACATCGAATACTGGATCGGCAAGAAGGTCTTCCCGGCCGGCGTCATGCAGCCGATGGACGTGAAGAAGATCAAGAATTTCGACAAGATCGTCCCGATCTTCATCACCGGCAAGCTGACGCCGGACAGCGCCATCGCCCAGGGCACCGCCCCCCACACGGTCGGCTTCGTCGAGGGCAAGGACAGCACCAAGTTCGCCAAGGCGCCGACAGACTGGATGACGCTGATCCCGACCATCTACAACGCCGACACGCTGGGCATCCGCCCCGATCTGGTCGGCCGTCCGATCTCCAGCTGGACGGATCTGCTCGACCCCGCCTTCAAGGGCAAGGCGTCGCTGCTGAACATCCCGTCGATCGGCATCATGGACGCCGCCATGGTCTGCGAGGCGATGGGTGAGATCAAATATGGCGACAAGGGCAACATGACCAAGGAGGAGATCGACAAGACCCTCAAGATCATGACCGACGCCAAGAAATCCGGCCAGTTCCGCGCCTTCTGGAAGACCTTCGACGAGAGCGTCAATCTGATGTCGTCGGGTGAGGTCATCATCCAGTCGATGTGGTCGCCCGCCGTCGCCGCCGTGCGCGCCAAGGGCATCCAGTGCGTCTACCAGCCGCTGAAGGAGGGCTATCGCGCCTGGGGCGGCGGTCTTGGCATCGCCAAGCATCTGAGCGGGCTGGAGCTGGAGGCGGCCTATGAATACATCAACTGGTATCTGTCGGGCTGGGTCGGCGCCTATCTGAACCGCCAGGGCTATTATTCCGCCGTGCTCGATACCGCCAAGCAGCATATGTCGGCCGACGAATGGGCCTTCTGGATGGAGGGCCAGCCGGCCAAGACCGACATCCTCAGCCCCGAGGGCAAGGTGATGGAGAAGGCCGGCGCGGTGCGCGACGGCGGCTCGTTCCAGGACCGCATGGGCCGCGTCGCCTGCTGGAACGCGGTGATGGACGAGGACCGCTACATGGTCCGCAAGTGGAACGAGTTCATCGCGGCTTAA
- the nagE gene encoding N-acetylglucosamine-specific PTS transporter subunit IIBC has product MSAERLSGDRFSGVQRLGRALMLPIAVLPIAGLLLRIGQPDLLNIAFIAAAGDAVFSNLGVLFAVGIAIGFARENHGAAGLAGAVGYFVAVKGAVVLSGVAPELVAKMSSRISIPVGILIGIIAGQLYNKYKDIKLPDYLAFFGGRRFVPIVTGLAALGIALVFGYGWPVVDSGLTALTTGVLGLGEFGLFLYGVLNRILIITGLHHIINNIAWFLLGDYQGVTGDLNRFFKGDPTAGAFMAGFFPVMMFGLPAACLAMYHSAKPENRAAVGGVLLSMALTAFLTGVTEPVEFAFIFLAPALFAVHAVLTGLSMVLMDVLNVKLGFGFSAGLFDYVLNYGKATNPILLLPVGAVYFAVYYGLFRFVIQRFDLKTLGRDDAAIPAGQEPAATGARGSSATDRAGAYVAALGGAGNLRSVEACTTRLRLNVADASRVNEVELKRIGARGVVKPSANSVQVIVGPIADQLAGEIQESLNTSAGVRV; this is encoded by the coding sequence ATGTCTGCTGAACGTTTGTCGGGCGACCGTTTTTCGGGCGTCCAGAGGCTTGGTCGGGCACTGATGCTGCCGATCGCCGTGCTGCCCATCGCCGGGCTGCTGCTGCGCATCGGCCAGCCCGACCTGCTGAACATCGCCTTCATCGCCGCGGCGGGCGACGCCGTCTTTTCCAACCTGGGTGTGCTGTTCGCCGTCGGCATCGCCATCGGCTTCGCCCGTGAGAACCATGGGGCGGCCGGCCTGGCCGGCGCCGTCGGTTATTTCGTGGCGGTCAAGGGCGCCGTCGTGCTGAGCGGCGTCGCGCCCGAGCTGGTCGCCAAGATGTCCAGCCGCATCAGCATTCCGGTCGGCATCCTGATCGGCATCATCGCCGGCCAGCTCTACAACAAGTACAAGGACATCAAGCTGCCGGACTATCTCGCCTTCTTCGGCGGGCGGCGCTTCGTGCCCATCGTCACCGGTCTGGCGGCGCTGGGCATCGCGCTGGTCTTCGGCTATGGCTGGCCGGTCGTCGATTCCGGCCTGACCGCGTTGACCACCGGTGTCCTGGGGCTGGGCGAGTTCGGCCTGTTCCTCTATGGCGTGCTGAACCGCATCCTGATCATCACCGGCCTGCACCACATCATCAACAACATCGCCTGGTTCCTGCTGGGCGATTACCAGGGCGTGACCGGCGACCTCAACCGCTTCTTCAAGGGCGATCCGACGGCCGGCGCCTTCATGGCCGGTTTCTTTCCGGTGATGATGTTCGGCCTGCCCGCCGCCTGCCTCGCCATGTATCACAGCGCCAAGCCGGAGAACCGCGCGGCGGTCGGCGGCGTGCTGCTGTCGATGGCGCTGACCGCCTTCCTGACCGGCGTGACCGAGCCGGTCGAATTCGCCTTCATCTTCCTGGCCCCGGCGCTGTTCGCCGTCCATGCCGTGCTGACCGGCCTGTCGATGGTGCTGATGGACGTGCTGAACGTGAAGCTGGGCTTCGGCTTCTCGGCCGGTCTGTTCGACTATGTGCTGAATTACGGCAAGGCGACCAACCCGATCCTGCTGCTGCCGGTGGGGGCCGTCTATTTCGCCGTCTATTACGGGCTGTTCCGCTTCGTCATCCAGCGCTTCGACCTGAAGACGCTGGGCCGCGACGATGCCGCCATCCCGGCCGGCCAGGAGCCCGCCGCCACCGGAGCCCGCGGATCGAGCGCCACCGACCGGGCCGGCGCCTATGTCGCCGCCCTCGGCGGGGCCGGCAACCTGCGTTCGGTGGAGGCTTGCACGACGCGTCTGCGCCTGAACGTCGCCGACGCCAGCCGGGTGAACGAGGTGGAGCTGAAACGGATCGGCGCCCGCGGCGTGGTGAAGCCGTCGGCCAACTCCGTCCAGGTGATCGTCGGTCCGATCGCCGACCAGCTGGCCGGCGAGATCCAGGAGTCGCTGAACACATCGGCGGGTGTGCGGGTCTGA
- a CDS encoding GntR family transcriptional regulator produces the protein MSTAAATAALPPFDPAALSDALPLPLYLQLARHLRTLIVEGRLAEQDALPGERELAEAFGVSRVTVRKALRELIAEGLLHQRQGAGTFINRSPHVEQRLSALTSFTEDIGGRGLRPESRWLGRTVATATPEEAMALGLSPGAEVVRLHRLRLADGIPLAIELSVLPTRILPDPDLVQGSLYETLRGRGHPPFRALQRLSAIRLPVDQAALLGVPDGAPALYIERRTFLENGTPLEFVRSHYRGDAYDFVVELSLV, from the coding sequence ATGTCCACAGCCGCCGCCACCGCGGCCCTGCCCCCCTTCGATCCGGCCGCCCTATCGGATGCCCTGCCCCTTCCGCTGTATCTGCAACTGGCACGGCATCTGCGGACGCTGATCGTCGAAGGCCGGCTGGCCGAGCAGGACGCCCTGCCCGGCGAACGGGAACTGGCGGAAGCCTTCGGCGTCTCGCGCGTCACCGTGCGCAAGGCCCTGCGCGAACTGATCGCCGAGGGGCTGCTGCATCAGCGCCAGGGCGCCGGCACCTTCATCAACCGCAGCCCCCATGTCGAACAGCGGCTGTCGGCCCTGACCAGCTTCACCGAGGACATCGGGGGGCGCGGGTTGAGGCCGGAATCGCGCTGGCTCGGCCGCACCGTCGCCACCGCGACCCCGGAGGAGGCGATGGCGCTGGGGCTCAGTCCGGGGGCGGAGGTGGTGCGGCTGCACCGGCTGCGTCTGGCCGACGGCATCCCGCTCGCCATCGAGCTCAGCGTGCTGCCGACCCGCATCCTGCCCGACCCCGATCTGGTGCAGGGCTCCCTGTACGAAACGTTGCGCGGGCGCGGGCATCCGCCCTTCCGTGCGCTGCAACGCTTGTCTGCCATTCGCCTGCCGGTGGATCAGGCGGCGCTGTTGGGGGTTCCGGACGGTGCGCCGGCCCTCTACATTGAACGCCGCACCTTTCTGGAGAACGGAACCCCGCTGGAGTTCGTCCGTTCCCACTACCGCGGCGACGCCTATGACTTCGTCGTGGAGCTGTCGCTGGTCTGA
- a CDS encoding ABC transporter ATP-binding protein codes for MTAGSTVELVKLRKAYGGTVAVDGIDLRIAAGSYCCLLGPSGCGKTSTLRMIAGHEDITDGDLLIGDSVVNDDPPAKRGTAMMFQSYALFPHLDCTDNVAFSLKMKGVAKEERRRRAAEMLDLVDMGKYAGRLPAQLSGGQQQRVALARALITRPGVLLLDEPLSALDPFLRVRMREELKRLHRDIGITFIHVTHSQTEAMALADLAVVMNQGRIEQAGPPRELFNQPRTAFVARFIGGHNVIEAGAIHSGAMAGGVAGDAGRCAVRADRILLGGADLPAEIQVEGTVRALEYHGASVHLSLDVPGADEFAVVLDEARYFDAPVGVGERVRAGWSRRDVHPLVA; via the coding sequence ATGACGGCGGGTTCAACGGTCGAGCTGGTGAAGCTGCGCAAGGCCTATGGTGGGACCGTGGCGGTGGACGGCATCGATCTGCGGATCGCCGCCGGATCCTATTGCTGCCTGCTGGGGCCGAGCGGCTGCGGCAAGACCTCCACCTTGCGGATGATCGCCGGGCATGAGGACATCACCGACGGCGACCTGCTGATCGGCGACAGCGTGGTCAACGACGATCCGCCGGCCAAGCGCGGCACGGCGATGATGTTCCAGAGCTACGCCCTGTTCCCGCATCTGGACTGCACCGACAATGTCGCCTTCAGCCTGAAGATGAAGGGGGTGGCGAAGGAGGAGCGGCGGCGGCGGGCGGCCGAGATGCTGGACCTCGTCGACATGGGTAAATATGCCGGGCGCCTGCCGGCTCAGCTGTCGGGCGGCCAACAGCAGCGGGTGGCGCTGGCCCGCGCCCTGATCACCCGGCCGGGCGTGCTGTTGCTGGACGAGCCGCTGTCGGCGCTCGACCCGTTCCTGCGGGTGCGCATGCGCGAGGAGTTGAAGCGCCTGCACCGCGACATCGGCATCACCTTCATCCACGTCACCCACAGCCAGACCGAGGCGATGGCGCTGGCCGATCTCGCCGTGGTGATGAACCAGGGCCGCATCGAACAGGCCGGGCCGCCGCGCGAGCTGTTCAACCAGCCGCGCACCGCCTTCGTCGCCCGCTTCATCGGCGGCCACAATGTCATCGAAGCCGGCGCGATCCATAGCGGTGCGATGGCGGGCGGAGTGGCGGGCGATGCCGGTCGTTGCGCCGTGCGCGCCGACCGCATCCTGTTGGGCGGCGCCGACCTGCCGGCGGAGATCCAGGTGGAGGGCACGGTGCGCGCGCTGGAGTATCACGGCGCCTCCGTCCATCTCAGCCTCGACGTTCCCGGCGCCGACGAGTTCGCCGTCGTGTTGGACGAGGCCCGTTATTTCGACGCGCCGGTCGGCGTGGGCGAGCGCGTGCGCGCCGGCTGGAGCCGCCGCGACGTCCACCCGCTGGTGGCCTGA
- the nagA gene encoding N-acetylglucosamine-6-phosphate deacetylase, translating to MRQLLTGARIFTGETILDGRGLLVGDGRILDIVAPGRTPPGVDRIVTLEAGDLLAPGFLDIQVNGGGGVLFNERPTLEATLAIAAAHRRFGTTGLLPTIITDTPDRHRAAAEAVVAAVARPGSGVLGIHFEGPFISPQRVGAHDPRFVRAPDEGDLAFIGGLPARMPDGRVLLTLAPECVEDAALSRLMAAGVILSVGHTMASAERAVEAFDLGVRGVTHLYNAMPGIANRQPGPAGAALGDGRPWCGLIADGHHVHPLMMRAALAARPRGRMMLVTDAMPPTGTDADRFELNGRTIYRRDGRLVLADGTLAGADLDMATAVRNAGKLIGLPLEESLRMASLYPAEFLGMAGERGRIAPGWRADLALLRPDLTVRGTWVEGEWREA from the coding sequence ATGCGACAGCTCCTGACCGGCGCCCGGATTTTCACGGGCGAGACCATCCTCGACGGCCGCGGCCTGCTGGTCGGGGATGGCCGCATCCTCGACATCGTCGCCCCCGGCCGCACCCCGCCCGGCGTCGACCGGATCGTGACGCTGGAGGCGGGCGACCTGCTGGCCCCCGGCTTCCTCGACATCCAGGTCAATGGCGGCGGTGGCGTGCTGTTCAACGAGCGGCCGACGCTGGAGGCGACGCTGGCCATCGCTGCGGCGCACCGGCGCTTCGGCACCACCGGGCTGCTGCCGACCATCATCACCGACACCCCCGACCGTCACCGCGCCGCCGCCGAGGCGGTGGTCGCGGCGGTGGCGCGGCCGGGCAGCGGTGTGTTGGGCATCCATTTCGAGGGCCCCTTCATCAGCCCGCAGCGGGTGGGCGCCCATGATCCGCGCTTCGTCCGCGCGCCGGACGAGGGTGATCTCGCCTTCATCGGCGGGCTGCCGGCGCGGATGCCGGACGGGCGGGTGCTCCTGACCCTGGCGCCGGAATGTGTGGAGGACGCGGCGCTGTCGCGGTTGATGGCGGCCGGGGTGATCCTGTCGGTCGGCCATACGATGGCGAGCGCCGAACGGGCGGTCGAGGCCTTCGATCTCGGCGTGCGCGGGGTGACGCATCTCTACAACGCCATGCCCGGCATCGCCAACCGGCAGCCGGGGCCGGCCGGGGCGGCGCTGGGTGACGGGCGGCCCTGGTGCGGTCTGATCGCCGACGGCCACCATGTCCACCCGTTGATGATGCGGGCGGCGCTGGCCGCCCGGCCGCGCGGCCGGATGATGCTGGTGACCGACGCCATGCCGCCGACCGGCACCGATGCCGACCGCTTCGAGCTGAACGGCCGGACGATCTACCGGCGCGACGGGCGGCTGGTGCTGGCCGACGGCACGCTGGCCGGCGCCGATCTCGACATGGCGACGGCGGTGCGCAATGCCGGGAAGCTGATCGGCCTGCCGCTGGAGGAGTCGCTGCGCATGGCGTCGCTCTATCCGGCGGAATTCCTGGGGATGGCGGGTGAGCGTGGGCGCATCGCGCCGGGCTGGCGGGCCGATCTGGCGCTGCTGCGGCCCGATTTGACGGTCAGGGGGACTTGGGTGGAGGGGGAGTGGCGGGAGGCTTAG